In one Agathobacter rectalis ATCC 33656 genomic region, the following are encoded:
- a CDS encoding MBOAT family O-acyltransferase codes for MDLYSFGFLLFLIILFISYYTIFKNMQWICLLIFSIAFYAFSGIYNLIYILLTATTVYYGTVLMQQMAGNFQKVSSNKNLDRVSRKKIKASIEKKRRIVFWTVIIINFGMLALLKYCNPFKGGLLIPLGISFYIFTAIGYLIDIYFEKYDTEFNFFKFLLFISFFPQLIQGPINRYDKMKNQLYANRVVDWNRCKRALVIILFGMLKKYAVANLLVDTISQILDNPTEDTPGAAIVIGILLYSAQQYADFSGGIDMVMGIAELFGIKMMPNFRQPYFSVSLGDFWRRWHISLGAWMRDYVFYPLAITKPMQKVGKWAKRHLNVHLGRVLPASIANIVVFFLVGLWHGAQWHFILWGLYNGIVIAFSDICSPIFERVNHIFSIKPESKSLHLFRILRTFCVVNIGWYFDRIYDIKDCLMCMKNTVFSFRLEKLGSCMKPILDIVSRKAFIIAAISLIIVFIDSVIKENGRDTIELLDKCPAIIRWGVYYVVIFLVLCSFSFAIGAGGFMYANY; via the coding sequence ATGGATTTATATTCATTTGGTTTTTTGTTATTTTTAATTATATTATTTATTTCTTATTATACAATATTTAAGAATATGCAGTGGATATGCCTTCTAATATTCAGTATAGCATTCTATGCTTTTTCGGGCATATATAATCTTATATATATTTTGCTAACAGCGACTACTGTATATTATGGAACTGTTTTGATGCAGCAGATGGCTGGAAACTTCCAAAAAGTTAGCAGTAATAAGAACCTGGATAGAGTTAGTAGAAAGAAAATAAAAGCTTCTATTGAAAAAAAACGCAGAATTGTATTTTGGACGGTTATTATTATTAATTTTGGAATGCTTGCGCTGCTTAAATATTGTAATCCATTTAAAGGCGGTCTATTGATTCCTCTCGGAATTTCTTTTTATATATTTACAGCGATTGGGTATCTCATAGATATTTATTTTGAAAAATATGATACAGAATTCAATTTTTTTAAATTTTTACTATTTATATCATTTTTTCCACAACTGATTCAAGGACCAATAAACAGATATGACAAGATGAAGAATCAGTTATATGCTAATAGAGTTGTTGATTGGAATAGGTGTAAGCGGGCATTGGTTATTATCCTTTTTGGTATGTTGAAAAAGTACGCAGTGGCAAATCTTTTGGTGGATACAATATCTCAGATACTCGATAATCCTACAGAAGATACTCCAGGAGCTGCAATAGTGATAGGAATTTTATTGTACTCTGCACAACAATATGCTGATTTCTCGGGTGGAATTGACATGGTTATGGGAATCGCAGAATTATTTGGAATTAAAATGATGCCAAATTTCCGACAACCGTATTTTTCTGTCTCACTTGGTGATTTTTGGAGGAGGTGGCATATTTCTCTTGGAGCATGGATGAGGGATTATGTATTTTATCCCTTGGCTATCACAAAGCCAATGCAAAAAGTGGGCAAATGGGCAAAAAGACACTTGAATGTTCATTTGGGCAGAGTTCTTCCGGCTTCAATTGCCAATATTGTAGTATTTTTTCTTGTCGGCTTATGGCATGGTGCTCAGTGGCATTTTATATTATGGGGATTATATAACGGAATAGTTATTGCGTTTAGCGATATTTGTTCTCCGATATTTGAAAGGGTAAACCATATATTTAGTATCAAACCTGAAAGTAAGTCTTTGCATTTGTTTAGGATATTAAGGACTTTTTGTGTTGTTAATATAGGATGGTATTTTGATAGGATATACGATATTAAAGATTGTCTTATGTGTATGAAAAATACTGTTTTTAGTTTCCGATTGGAAAAACTTGGAAGCTGTATGAAGCCGATATTGGATATTGTGTCTAGAAAAGCCTTTATTATAGCTGCTATATCATTAATTATAGTGTTTATAGACAGTGTCATCAAAGAAAATGGTCGAGATACTATAGAGTTACTGGACAAGTGTCCGGCTATTATAAGATGGGGTGTGTACTATGTTGTGATTTTTCTTGTGCTATGTTCATTTAGCTTTG
- a CDS encoding flippase, with product MKKQASLKLNFLMNIILTLSSIIFPLITFPYVSRVLQPEAWGKVNLATSFITYFSYFAQLGLPTYGVKICAKYRDDRLKLSRTVQELSIICTISTIITYVILGITIITIPKIASEKPLYILVSSTLFFNLIGMEWLYKALEKYTYITIRSLIFKFIALIGMFLLVKSQSDYIIYGGISVFAASASNICNFIEARKYITFKPLGHYHFRKHLKPLFILFAMTCASTIYTNLDTVMLGFMATNTDVGYYNAAVKIKALLVAVVTSLGTVLLPRASYYIENGFTSEFKKISSKALNFIFIISLPMIVYFIVFAKECIFFLSGTKFVPSTIPMQIIMPTLLFIGLTNILGIQILIPLGKERYVLYSTIVGALVDLILNAILIPQFQSAGAAIGTLVAEFAVFIVQFILIDSDIREMFKTFQVYKIVIAVIAGLLCSCWVKNTSLHVFFTLAISAIIFFPVYGIVLLLLKEQFITEVKNNLLSKFKTH from the coding sequence TTGAAAAAACAGGCATCACTTAAACTTAATTTCTTAATGAATATAATACTTACGCTCTCATCCATTATCTTTCCACTCATAACTTTCCCTTATGTATCTAGAGTTTTGCAGCCTGAAGCCTGGGGTAAAGTCAACCTTGCAACATCATTTATAACCTATTTCAGTTATTTTGCCCAGTTAGGTCTGCCTACATACGGAGTAAAAATATGCGCCAAATACAGAGATGACAGGCTAAAACTATCACGTACCGTACAGGAACTGTCAATTATCTGTACCATTTCCACCATAATAACGTATGTAATTCTTGGAATAACAATTATTACCATTCCTAAGATAGCATCTGAAAAGCCATTATATATACTCGTTTCATCCACTCTTTTCTTCAATCTGATTGGAATGGAATGGCTATACAAAGCATTGGAAAAATACACGTACATTACGATAAGATCTCTTATTTTCAAATTTATTGCCTTAATAGGAATGTTTTTATTGGTAAAAAGTCAATCAGATTATATAATCTATGGTGGAATAAGTGTATTTGCTGCATCTGCATCAAATATCTGTAATTTTATCGAAGCACGAAAATATATAACTTTTAAACCTCTTGGACACTATCATTTCAGAAAACATCTAAAACCACTATTCATACTCTTTGCCATGACATGTGCCTCAACTATTTATACCAATCTGGATACAGTCATGCTTGGATTTATGGCTACAAATACCGATGTTGGCTATTATAATGCCGCAGTAAAGATAAAAGCCTTACTTGTAGCTGTTGTTACATCCCTAGGAACAGTATTGCTTCCAAGAGCTTCATATTACATTGAGAATGGTTTTACATCCGAATTCAAAAAAATAAGCTCTAAAGCACTTAACTTCATATTTATTATTTCATTGCCAATGATAGTATACTTTATTGTATTTGCAAAAGAATGTATTTTTTTCCTTTCAGGTACCAAATTCGTACCATCAACCATTCCAATGCAGATAATAATGCCTACTTTACTCTTTATAGGACTCACCAACATTCTTGGAATACAGATTCTTATTCCATTAGGTAAGGAACGTTATGTTCTTTATTCAACTATTGTCGGGGCATTGGTAGACCTGATATTAAACGCAATACTGATTCCTCAATTCCAGTCAGCCGGTGCCGCCATTGGAACTCTGGTAGCTGAATTTGCAGTATTTATTGTTCAATTTATACTTATTGATAGTGATATAAGAGAAATGTTCAAAACTTTTCAAGTATACAAAATAGTAATCGCTGTTATTGCCGGGCTTCTTTGTTCTTGCTGGGTAAAGAACACATCATTACATGTATTCTTTACCCTTGCAATATCAGCTATTATATTCTTTCCAGTATATGGAATTGTTCTTTTATTATTAAAAGAACAATTTATAACAGAAGTAAAAAATAATCTTTTATCCAAATTTAAAACTCATTAA
- a CDS encoding DUF4422 domain-containing protein, producing the protein MSIYIVTHKIFDIPKENGYIPIQVGAIRGHVLPKGAYFDDDGDNISDKNKNYCELTGIYWLWKHVKDDYIGIVHYRRYFSRHYNGRLLSKSDIEKQLKKHDMILPFIRHLDKTVIEQYCESGYKKDLFITGEVIKEKYPEYYDEFEKFINGKDVYFGNMFITSKTIYDDMCRWMFDILFEVERRVDVSEYSEYFSRIYGFISERLLYVYVSHNKLDIFETGVVNTEEKWSFKKRFLTGIKRVINYYLKG; encoded by the coding sequence ATGAGTATATATATTGTTACACACAAGATATTTGATATTCCAAAGGAAAACGGATACATTCCGATACAGGTTGGTGCCATTAGAGGGCATGTTTTGCCCAAAGGTGCATATTTTGATGATGATGGAGACAATATTTCCGATAAAAATAAGAATTATTGTGAGCTTACAGGAATATACTGGCTATGGAAACATGTAAAAGATGATTATATAGGAATAGTTCATTATAGAAGATATTTTTCAAGGCATTATAATGGAAGGCTGCTTAGTAAAAGCGACATTGAAAAGCAGTTGAAAAAACATGATATGATACTTCCTTTTATAAGACATTTGGATAAAACTGTTATTGAGCAGTACTGTGAATCCGGATATAAGAAGGATTTATTTATTACGGGAGAAGTGATAAAAGAAAAATACCCGGAGTATTATGACGAGTTTGAAAAGTTTATAAATGGTAAAGATGTTTATTTTGGAAATATGTTTATAACAAGTAAGACTATTTATGATGATATGTGCCGATGGATGTTTGATATATTGTTTGAGGTGGAACGCAGAGTCGATGTATCGGAATATTCAGAATATTTTTCAAGAATATATGGCTTTATATCAGAGAGACTATTATATGTGTATGTGAGTCACAATAAGCTTGATATTTTTGAAACAGGTGTTGTAAATACAGAGGAAAAGTGGAGTTTTAAGAAACGTTTTTTGACAGGGATTAAGCGTGTGATAAATTATTATTTAAAAGGATGA
- the ltrA gene encoding group II intron reverse transcriptase/maturase: protein MAENIENNGCSQRDNAEHEGYVKASRSFNRIWKERDSAQPRLLETILYKDNFNRAYKRVKANKGAPGIDGMTIEEALPYLKEHQQEITDRIYRGKYTPSPVRRVEIPKPDGGVRKLGIPTVIDRTLQQAITQQLVPIYEPLFADGSYGYRPNRSAKDAILKVKEYAEQGYTFAVVLDLSKYFDTLNHEILINLLRKNVKDERVVQLIKRYLKSGVMENGVVIDTEEGSPQGGNLSPLLANIYLNEFDQEYLKRGVPCIRYADDIVLLAKSKRASERLLESSTKYLEERLKLTVNREKSRTVSVFAIRNFKFLGFALGRNGKGIYVRVHPKSWKKFKSRLKQLSSRKRCQSIKPSLEKIKVYARGWLNYYGIASMKNNIDDINGWLYHRIRMCIWKQWKKPRTKYKNLVKLGIPEHYAATIANSRRKYWYISNNKAVIWALNKERLINSGFYDLATAYQSVHVNY from the coding sequence ATGGCAGAAAACATTGAAAACAATGGCTGTTCGCAAAGAGATAATGCGGAACATGAAGGGTATGTGAAAGCGTCTAGGTCATTCAATCGGATATGGAAAGAAAGAGACAGTGCACAGCCGAGACTTTTGGAAACGATACTGTATAAAGACAACTTTAACAGAGCGTATAAGAGAGTTAAGGCAAACAAGGGAGCGCCGGGAATTGATGGCATGACCATTGAAGAGGCTCTTCCATATCTAAAGGAACATCAACAAGAGATAACTGACCGCATTTATCGTGGAAAGTATACTCCGTCTCCAGTAAGACGAGTTGAAATTCCCAAACCAGATGGTGGTGTGCGAAAGCTTGGCATACCAACAGTGATAGACCGTACACTTCAACAGGCAATAACCCAACAGTTAGTGCCAATCTATGAACCGCTGTTTGCAGATGGTAGCTATGGCTATCGTCCGAACAGAAGTGCAAAAGATGCAATACTTAAGGTTAAGGAGTATGCAGAACAAGGCTATACATTCGCTGTAGTCCTTGACTTGTCAAAGTACTTCGATACTCTTAATCACGAAATTCTCATCAATCTTCTACGAAAGAATGTAAAAGATGAACGTGTAGTACAGTTGATAAAGCGCTATCTGAAAAGCGGTGTAATGGAAAACGGAGTGGTCATTGACACAGAGGAAGGCTCACCACAAGGTGGAAATCTATCACCATTGCTGGCAAACATCTACCTCAATGAGTTCGACCAGGAATACCTGAAAAGAGGTGTTCCATGCATAAGATATGCAGATGACATCGTGCTTCTTGCAAAGAGCAAGCGAGCATCAGAGAGACTCTTGGAAAGCAGTACAAAATATCTTGAGGAGAGGCTGAAACTTACAGTCAACCGAGAAAAGAGCCGTACAGTCAGCGTGTTTGCAATCCGAAATTTTAAATTCCTTGGCTTTGCATTGGGAAGGAACGGAAAAGGCATATATGTCCGAGTTCATCCGAAGTCATGGAAGAAGTTTAAGTCCAGACTGAAGCAGTTATCTTCCCGTAAGCGATGTCAGTCAATCAAGCCAAGCCTTGAGAAAATCAAAGTATATGCAAGAGGATGGCTTAACTACTACGGAATTGCAAGCATGAAGAACAACATAGATGATATCAACGGATGGCTCTATCACAGAATACGCATGTGCATATGGAAACAGTGGAAGAAACCTAGAACGAAATATAAAAATCTAGTCAAGCTGGGAATCCCAGAACACTATGCGGCAACAATAGCAAACAGTCGCAGAAAGTATTGGTATATCAGCAATAACAAAGCTGTGATTTGGGCGCTGAATAAAGAAAGACTGATAAACAGTGGCTTTTACGATTTAGCCACAGCCTATCAGTCTGTGCACGTCAACTATTGA
- a CDS encoding glycosyltransferase family 1 protein, producing MYRVLVFGMTENPGGVESFLMNYYRNIDKSKIQFDFLCNSHAPVAYEDELIGMGARTYHITARSTDYRKYKAELEDLFRTKSKEWDAIWVNVSSLANIDYLKMAKKYGIRKRIIHSHNSRNMDSKLRGFLHKINRLVIKKYATDFWACAPDAAQWFYTNKLMEQVIIIHNAIDVEKFAYDEEKRKKYRKQIGCTDEYLIGNIGRFHFQKNQMFLLDVFAEILKIDSKCALVLIGQGEDEEKLKKKAVDLNISEKVYFVGIQKDIPGWLSAMDLFLFPSVFEGLSVVALEAQANGVTVLASKGVITEELRMNDNFMFFSLDKSPYDWGVEALAMKQYVRPGNEYIKQNFKLKGYDIQNEVKKIEDRWLKDEKTIY from the coding sequence ATGTATAGAGTTTTAGTGTTTGGAATGACAGAAAATCCGGGTGGAGTGGAGAGTTTTTTGATGAATTATTATAGGAATATAGACAAATCAAAAATCCAGTTTGATTTTCTGTGTAATTCACATGCACCTGTTGCATATGAAGATGAACTTATAGGTATGGGAGCGAGAACATACCATATTACAGCGAGAAGTACAGATTATCGAAAGTATAAAGCAGAATTGGAAGATCTGTTTAGAACTAAAAGTAAAGAATGGGATGCTATATGGGTCAATGTAAGCAGTCTTGCAAACATTGACTATCTGAAAATGGCTAAGAAGTATGGGATTAGGAAAAGAATTATACACAGTCATAATTCAAGAAATATGGATAGCAAACTTAGAGGATTTCTTCATAAAATAAATCGTCTGGTAATTAAAAAGTATGCGACCGATTTTTGGGCATGTGCACCGGATGCAGCTCAATGGTTTTATACAAATAAGTTGATGGAACAGGTAATAATAATCCACAATGCTATAGATGTGGAAAAATTTGCATATGATGAAGAAAAGCGTAAGAAGTATAGAAAACAAATAGGATGTACCGATGAATATCTGATTGGAAATATTGGTAGATTCCATTTTCAGAAAAATCAAATGTTTCTTTTGGATGTGTTTGCTGAGATATTAAAGATTGATTCTAAATGTGCACTTGTTCTTATTGGGCAGGGGGAAGATGAAGAGAAGCTAAAAAAGAAGGCTGTAGATTTAAATATATCAGAAAAGGTTTATTTTGTTGGAATCCAAAAAGATATTCCTGGATGGCTTAGTGCTATGGATTTATTTTTATTTCCATCGGTATTTGAAGGCTTAAGTGTAGTAGCGCTTGAAGCTCAGGCAAACGGAGTTACGGTTTTGGCTTCTAAAGGTGTTATTACAGAAGAGTTGAGAATGAATGATAATTTTATGTTCTTTTCGCTTGATAAATCTCCTTATGATTGGGGAGTTGAGGCTTTGGCTATGAAACAATATGTCAGACCGGGTAACGAATATATAAAGCAGAATTTTAAACTAAAAGGCTATGATATTCAGAATGAAGTGAAAAAAATAGAAGACAGGTGGTTAAAAGATGAAAAAACAATATATTAA
- a CDS encoding L,D-transpeptidase family protein — translation MRKIIKWALCICLCICFVCIGHNCVYAENEVEAGEKQIVYKWLRWEDNYYYYYVDENNNNNYIVGWKCIDGHWYYFDTDGKMISGWRLINGKTYYFGTASDGKMRHGWQKINDTWYFFGGTEDGKMATGWNNVGGSWYYFSKDGSMKYGWQKINGRWYFLGDKNDGVMKSGWLKNNTKWYYLSSWNDGAMKCGWQRIGATWYLFATDGHMLSGWQKINNSWYYLGGNNDGAMKYGWKYINSNWYYFGGVNDGIMKSGWQYIGNKWYYFYRENDSKGGTHGAMASNRNIDGYYVSKNGDWIDPSWLNSCAQGYSSSTKYLILVDRSSCMVGIYQGSKNNWKLKYFWPCAPGKASTPTISGEYNVAGKGYYFDSGNSRCFYYTQFKGNYLFHSVLYNKNGTLQDGRVGIQLSHGCVRLEINNAKWIYDNIPRGTHVVIY, via the coding sequence ATGAGAAAAATAATCAAATGGGCATTATGTATATGCTTGTGTATATGTTTTGTATGCATAGGGCATAATTGTGTATATGCTGAAAATGAGGTTGAAGCAGGGGAAAAGCAAATTGTATATAAATGGCTTCGCTGGGAGGATAACTATTATTATTATTATGTAGATGAGAATAATAATAATAATTATATTGTAGGATGGAAGTGTATCGATGGGCATTGGTATTATTTTGATACTGATGGTAAGATGATATCTGGTTGGCGGCTAATTAATGGAAAAACATATTATTTTGGAACTGCTTCTGATGGAAAAATGAGACATGGCTGGCAAAAAATAAATGATACATGGTATTTTTTTGGTGGAACAGAAGATGGCAAAATGGCTACAGGATGGAATAATGTAGGAGGAAGCTGGTATTATTTTTCAAAAGACGGATCAATGAAATATGGTTGGCAGAAGATAAATGGGCGATGGTACTTCTTGGGGGATAAAAATGATGGCGTTATGAAAAGTGGTTGGTTAAAGAATAATACTAAATGGTACTATTTGTCATCGTGGAATGATGGTGCTATGAAATGTGGCTGGCAAAGAATCGGGGCGACATGGTATTTGTTTGCAACAGATGGACATATGCTATCTGGCTGGCAGAAAATAAATAATTCTTGGTACTATTTAGGCGGTAATAATGATGGTGCTATGAAATATGGTTGGAAATATATAAATTCAAACTGGTATTATTTCGGTGGTGTCAATGATGGAATTATGAAGTCAGGATGGCAATATATAGGCAATAAGTGGTATTATTTTTATAGGGAGAATGATTCCAAAGGTGGTACACATGGTGCTATGGCATCTAATAGAAATATAGATGGATATTATGTATCAAAAAATGGTGATTGGATTGATCCAAGTTGGCTTAATAGTTGCGCGCAAGGGTATTCAAGTTCCACAAAATACTTGATTTTAGTGGATCGATCTTCTTGTATGGTGGGAATATATCAAGGAAGTAAAAATAATTGGAAATTAAAATATTTCTGGCCTTGTGCTCCTGGAAAGGCATCTACACCTACTATATCAGGAGAGTATAATGTAGCTGGTAAAGGATACTATTTTGATTCAGGAAATTCTAGATGTTTTTATTATACGCAGTTTAAAGGCAACTATTTATTCCATAGCGTTTTATATAATAAAAATGGCACGCTTCAAGATGGACGTGTAGGTATACAATTATCTCATGGATGTGTAAGATTAGAGATTAATAATGCGAAGTGGATATATGATAATATTCCTAGGGGAACACATGTAGTTATTTATTAA
- a CDS encoding acyltransferase has product MNKKNDNVITFLQVVSAFSVIALHTNSCFWNFDANAGYWFSANIIESVFYFAVPVFFMISGITLIDYQEKYSTKVFFLKRAKKTLLPYIIWSCIGVFYNLHVGYFSIDTLGIRTVLNGILGGSEIISVYWFFPCLFCVYLAIPLFAAVDKEKKKEIYRYIILIGIVLNILIPFINNVFQLQMEWSYTISVASGYILWVVIGYVIYKYPMKTFYKVFIGVAGIIGLFMHICGTYILTIRDGSVNQTFKGYNNLPCIMYSCGIFILLCFIGKKFMKYKVSQAIVGAIGKYTFPIYLMHWFILDYVVRHFDVDTTSLLWRLGAPIPIGLVIVGITWIIRKIPILRQIVP; this is encoded by the coding sequence ATGAATAAAAAAAACGATAATGTCATAACATTTCTTCAGGTGGTAAGTGCATTTTCTGTAATTGCATTGCACACTAATTCCTGCTTTTGGAATTTTGATGCCAATGCAGGTTATTGGTTTTCAGCAAACATAATAGAGAGTGTATTCTATTTTGCAGTTCCGGTTTTCTTTATGATAAGTGGTATTACATTGATAGATTATCAGGAAAAATATAGTACAAAAGTATTTTTTCTTAAACGCGCAAAAAAAACACTTTTGCCATATATTATTTGGAGTTGTATAGGTGTTTTTTACAATCTACATGTAGGATATTTCAGTATTGATACATTAGGTATAAGAACAGTTTTAAATGGTATTCTTGGTGGAAGTGAAATAATTAGTGTATATTGGTTTTTCCCATGTCTGTTTTGTGTCTACCTTGCGATACCATTGTTTGCAGCTGTTGATAAGGAAAAAAAGAAGGAGATATATAGATATATCATTCTGATAGGGATTGTTTTAAATATATTAATTCCATTTATTAATAATGTGTTTCAACTGCAAATGGAATGGTCATATACTATTTCGGTGGCATCGGGATATATTTTGTGGGTTGTTATTGGGTATGTCATATATAAATATCCTATGAAAACATTTTATAAAGTTTTTATTGGAGTAGCCGGAATTATAGGGCTTTTTATGCATATATGTGGTACGTATATATTAACTATAAGAGATGGTTCGGTCAATCAGACGTTTAAAGGGTATAATAATTTACCATGTATAATGTATTCCTGTGGCATATTTATTTTATTGTGCTTTATAGGAAAGAAATTTATGAAATATAAGGTAAGTCAAGCGATTGTAGGTGCAATTGGAAAATACACATTTCCGATATATTTAATGCATTGGTTTATATTAGATTATGTTGTCAGACATTTTGATGTTGATACAACATCGCTGCTTTGGAGATTAGGAGCACCTATACCAATTGGGCTAGTTATTGTCGGAATTACATGGATAATTAGAAAGATTCCGATATTAAGGCAAATTGTACCTTAA
- a CDS encoding DUF4422 domain-containing protein — protein sequence MNAKIIIATHKKYWMPKDEMYLPLHVGAEGKFDASGKPLDLGYTKDNTGENISEKNSYFCELTGLYWAWKNLDEDYIGLVHYRRYFSMHRRSSFENVLTYEELRPYLGRIRLFVPKKRNYFIETLYSHYEHTHYIEQLDLTRTIIKEKYPQYISAFDIVVNRKSAYMFNMAIMDKRLLNEYCTWLFDILFELENRIDMPDLNAFQSRFYGRISEIIFNVWLEYKIENKSLSKYKIMELNCIHLEKINWYKKGKAFLKAKFCGEKYQGSF from the coding sequence ATGAATGCAAAGATTATAATTGCAACTCACAAAAAATATTGGATGCCAAAGGATGAGATGTATCTTCCGCTTCATGTTGGAGCAGAAGGAAAGTTTGATGCATCAGGAAAACCTTTGGACTTAGGATATACAAAAGATAATACAGGTGAAAATATTTCTGAGAAAAATTCATATTTCTGTGAACTGACAGGGTTATATTGGGCATGGAAGAATCTGGATGAAGATTATATTGGTTTGGTGCATTATCGCCGATATTTTTCAATGCATAGAAGGTCTTCATTTGAGAATGTTTTGACATATGAAGAGCTTAGGCCTTATCTGGGAAGGATAAGATTATTTGTGCCTAAGAAGAGGAATTATTTTATTGAGACACTGTATAGCCATTATGAGCATACACATTATATAGAGCAATTGGATTTGACAAGGACAATAATTAAAGAAAAATATCCACAGTATATTAGCGCTTTTGATATAGTTGTGAACAGGAAATCTGCCTATATGTTTAATATGGCAATAATGGATAAGAGACTATTAAATGAGTATTGTACCTGGCTGTTTGATATTTTATTTGAGCTTGAAAACAGAATAGATATGCCTGATCTTAATGCATTTCAGAGTAGATTTTACGGAAGAATTTCAGAAATTATATTTAATGTATGGCTTGAATATAAAATTGAGAACAAGAGTCTTTCAAAGTATAAGATAATGGAACTAAATTGCATTCACCTGGAAAAAATTAACTGGTATAAAAAGGGTAAAGCCTTTTTAAAAGCAAAATTTTGTGGTGAAAAATATCAGGGGAGTTTTTGA
- a CDS encoding glycosyltransferase family 2 protein — translation MISFIIPAHNATAYLKRAIESIESDANACGGQKKIEIIIVENGSTDDTYLLAEDMASLYSNITAVRSQKGVSAARNKGIDIAKGEWIFFLDADDFILKGSIAKLLHDADRMAPDWILYGHVNGSRKIQLAGTEKTYNADDIERCRAEFISNPTRYLQVWAKLFKRDIIIENNIRFDQELRLAEDSDFSIRYSAFCKCISVSDNIVYNYSIDNNSTVRSVNDDKINDYIFSMERTVCWIEHESKTVKEAFSKYILMHFNIAMVRGVYDKNIKKNAKEKIGILKDTISRKIFSDSLRNIKFKECSSLRMIPIFLIKIKCYRLAGVVYSIRAKQNAKESNNV, via the coding sequence ATGATATCATTTATAATTCCGGCGCATAACGCGACGGCATATTTAAAAAGGGCTATTGAAAGCATAGAAAGTGATGCGAATGCGTGCGGGGGACAAAAAAAGATAGAGATAATTATCGTGGAGAATGGATCTACAGATGATACTTATTTATTGGCTGAAGATATGGCTTCTTTATATAGCAATATTACAGCTGTGAGATCACAAAAGGGTGTTTCAGCAGCTAGAAATAAAGGAATTGATATAGCAAAAGGAGAATGGATTTTCTTCCTGGATGCAGATGATTTTATTTTAAAGGGATCTATAGCTAAGCTTTTGCATGATGCCGATAGGATGGCTCCTGACTGGATATTGTATGGTCACGTAAATGGCTCAAGAAAGATACAGCTTGCAGGAACAGAAAAAACATATAATGCAGATGATATAGAAAGGTGCCGTGCGGAATTTATTTCTAATCCAACCAGATATTTGCAAGTATGGGCTAAATTATTCAAGAGAGATATTATAATTGAAAATAATATAAGATTTGATCAGGAATTAAGGCTGGCAGAGGACAGCGATTTTTCTATCAGATACAGTGCATTCTGCAAATGTATATCAGTTAGTGACAATATAGTATATAATTATTCTATTGACAATAATTCTACGGTTAGAAGTGTTAATGATGATAAGATTAATGATTATATATTTTCTATGGAAAGGACTGTGTGTTGGATAGAACACGAAAGCAAAACAGTTAAAGAGGCATTTTCAAAATATATATTAATGCATTTTAATATTGCTATGGTCAGGGGAGTTTATGATAAAAATATTAAAAAGAATGCAAAAGAAAAGATAGGGATACTGAAGGATACCATATCAAGAAAAATCTTTAGTGATTCATTAAGAAATATTAAATTCAAAGAATGCAGCTCGTTGAGGATGATTCCGATATTTTTAATAAAGATTAAGTGTTATAGATTGGCAGGAGTAGTATATTCAATAAGAGCAAAACAAAATGCAAAGGAAAGTAATAATGTATAG